The following proteins are encoded in a genomic region of Lactiplantibacillus plantarum:
- a CDS encoding AP2 domain-containing protein: protein MGAAIDITGQHFGRLIAVHRAGRAKNGNALWFCQCQCGRTCVVDSYVLRHGKTRSCGCLAVEQSRQNIFNNPQAVSHMGDPRNLKIRDHHTDVSSIKKSKRNTSGVVGVSYDKQSGSWVAHFYYKGTYILNKHFAHFEDAVRARHAMEQQYLTSSDN from the coding sequence ATGGGAGCGGCGATTGATATTACCGGTCAGCACTTCGGACGCTTAATAGCTGTTCACCGAGCGGGCCGGGCCAAGAATGGTAATGCGCTCTGGTTTTGTCAGTGTCAGTGTGGCCGGACGTGCGTGGTGGATTCCTACGTTTTGCGGCACGGCAAGACGCGTAGTTGTGGCTGTCTAGCCGTGGAACAGAGTCGGCAAAATATTTTTAATAATCCGCAAGCAGTTTCGCATATGGGGGACCCGCGCAATTTGAAGATTCGTGATCACCATACAGATGTGAGTTCAATCAAGAAGTCGAAGCGTAACACGAGTGGGGTCGTGGGCGTGAGCTATGACAAACAGTCAGGTTCCTGGGTTGCGCACTTCTACTACAAAGGAACGTACATATTAAACAAACATTTTGCGCATTTTGAAGATGCGGTTCGGGCCCGGCACGCTATGGAACAGCAATATTTAACGTCATCTGATAACTGA
- a CDS encoding bis(5'-nucleosyl)-tetraphosphatase, with translation MSTEVASGAVVYQQKDGHPAYLLLQSATSDFWGFPKGHVEGNETLAEAARREIREETQIEATLDTNFKAYTEYDLPNGNLKQVTLFVSEVPSGVVVTRQQVEISAIGWFDYAAARERLTYDNLKQMLDQANTYIEQHLQ, from the coding sequence ATGAGTACAGAAGTAGCTAGTGGTGCGGTCGTCTATCAACAAAAAGATGGTCATCCCGCTTATTTATTATTACAGAGTGCGACCAGTGATTTTTGGGGCTTTCCGAAGGGGCACGTTGAAGGCAATGAAACGTTAGCTGAGGCGGCGCGACGTGAAATCCGTGAGGAAACTCAAATTGAAGCGACACTCGATACCAATTTTAAGGCGTATACCGAATATGACTTACCGAATGGTAATTTGAAGCAAGTCACACTGTTTGTCAGTGAAGTCCCAAGTGGTGTCGTAGTGACGCGGCAGCAAGTTGAAATCAGTGCAATTGGCTGGTTTGATTATGCTGCTGCCCGTGAACGATTGACTTACGATAATTTAAAGCAAATGTTAGATCAGGCTAACACCTACATTGAGCAGCATCTACAATAA
- a CDS encoding guanylate kinase has protein sequence MTTKRIFVITGPTGSGKTTVSHYLRSQYQIPQVITHTTRAPREGEVSGRDYYFETPASFVTKHYLEHVTYSGNQYGSSREGLAAAWERSPLISIVLDTAGAITYARELGEQAVVIYLEVADQEALIQRLTKRGDLPSRIKKRVASDEYLRDQALPVGLVGHAHVIVNDDWQATRRQLDELVTEYCQHDVVTKD, from the coding sequence TTGACAACGAAACGGATCTTTGTGATCACGGGACCAACGGGGAGTGGTAAGACCACTGTCAGTCATTACTTGCGGTCACAATACCAAATTCCTCAGGTGATTACTCATACGACCCGGGCTCCCCGGGAAGGTGAAGTCAGTGGGCGCGACTATTATTTTGAAACTCCGGCGAGTTTTGTCACGAAACATTATTTAGAACACGTGACCTATAGTGGTAATCAATACGGTTCTTCACGAGAAGGACTAGCGGCAGCCTGGGAACGGTCACCACTGATTAGTATCGTCTTAGATACGGCGGGGGCTATTACCTATGCGCGGGAGTTGGGCGAACAAGCGGTGGTGATTTATCTCGAGGTTGCTGATCAAGAGGCGCTAATTCAGCGTTTGACCAAGCGAGGAGATCTTCCTAGCCGGATAAAAAAGCGAGTTGCTAGTGATGAGTATTTGCGGGACCAGGCTTTGCCAGTAGGATTAGTGGGGCATGCACATGTTATCGTGAATGATGATTGGCAGGCGACGCGGCGCCAACTAGATGAGCTGGTCACTGAATATTGTCAGCATGATGTTGTGACGAAAGATTAG
- a CDS encoding Fur family transcriptional regulator — translation METPIEQAVAILRRNQFKITKQRQALLDYLVTYQDHYVAISAVDEHMRTLFAGMSHNTIYRNIKEFETLGLLELKAQANQTLVKYQCDFKHQHHHHFVCSNCGKVTELQACPLDEYEAQLPGCTITGHRIEIYGLCANCTKKQAINS, via the coding sequence ATGGAAACACCAATTGAACAAGCCGTCGCAATTTTACGTCGCAATCAGTTTAAAATTACGAAGCAACGGCAGGCATTATTAGATTATCTGGTGACCTATCAGGACCACTATGTGGCAATTTCGGCCGTTGATGAGCACATGCGGACCTTATTTGCAGGAATGAGTCACAATACCATTTATCGCAATATTAAAGAGTTTGAAACGTTAGGATTATTGGAATTGAAGGCCCAGGCTAATCAAACCCTGGTTAAATATCAATGTGATTTCAAGCATCAACACCATCACCATTTTGTTTGTTCAAACTGTGGTAAGGTGACGGAACTGCAAGCGTGTCCGTTAGACGAGTATGAAGCACAATTACCGGGTTGTACGATTACGGGTCACCGCATCGAGATTTACGGTCTATGTGCCAATTGCACGAAAAAGCAGGCAATTAATAGCTGA
- a CDS encoding Xaa-Pro dipeptidyl-peptidase has product MKNNQFAIVPTDSETAIAELTKIHFITPDMDALTTVPAVYQALLAKSLPEVHTASGLTHKFNNIMATSQHTLSEWLADATIVNNQVFYNVGLQLLGFLPGQDFELADPLLAMRDIHLPMVGDSAFDREALYYAWYLLLNTRGNNGQTLIESLTTRGYFVPFYQLPNDQKPLFFNGKAQAVFDTNALIRDVVYVEAPLDTDHDGQRDLLKVEILRPAETETGLKVPVLYTASPYNQGINDQAGDAQMHNVDVPLTAKEPDENTYADVEFQPTTAQLPAARTATTTTDTAEETFSREKSYTLNDYFLARGFAVVYAAGIGSIDSDGLAPTGDVDETTSTVAIIEWLTGKRQAFTNRDGNIAIKAWWCNGAVAMTGRSYLGTLATAAATTGVAGLKTIISEAAISSWYDYYRDNGLVVAPDTFQGEDTDVLAAEVFSRSLKAGDAHQIQPAFDQKLAELTADQDRASGNYNRFWDERNYLKNVDKIKADIIMVHGLNDWNVKPRNVANLWDKLQAVPVTKKLILHQGQHIYINNLQSLDFTDMMNLWLSHKLYGLDNHAETLLPNVLVQDNTQAQTWHGYDNWWQDTTDALDFKVQYKELVPADHTVDQRAAHFTDKLPDKLFDHYKHHLDSWQRDLLQEDKLNPLYDYRLLFKSWQAPEDQLLVGIPHVAGSVAVNKNFGMLSFMLIDFGAARRLTVSPQMLAAKALDLGYHWREDDLKDFKLAGETPFKMITKGHLNLQNRHHPWHAEAIQPNVFYDFSVDLQPLFHHLLKGHQLGLVIYATDMKMTIRGNQDLQYSLNLNDIRLHVPMKKITD; this is encoded by the coding sequence ATGAAAAATAATCAATTTGCAATCGTCCCGACTGATTCGGAAACCGCGATTGCCGAACTTACAAAAATTCATTTTATTACGCCTGATATGGACGCCCTGACGACTGTTCCAGCCGTCTACCAGGCATTGCTGGCTAAAAGCTTACCAGAAGTTCACACGGCAAGCGGCTTGACCCACAAGTTTAATAACATCATGGCAACCAGCCAGCACACTTTATCAGAATGGCTCGCCGATGCAACTATCGTAAACAATCAAGTCTTTTATAACGTGGGACTTCAGCTACTGGGTTTTCTACCTGGTCAAGATTTTGAATTGGCCGATCCATTGCTGGCGATGCGCGATATTCACTTGCCAATGGTCGGTGATAGCGCCTTTGATCGTGAAGCCCTCTATTATGCTTGGTACCTATTATTAAATACACGTGGGAATAATGGACAAACCTTGATTGAATCACTCACGACCCGGGGTTACTTTGTACCATTTTACCAATTACCTAACGATCAAAAGCCACTCTTCTTCAATGGTAAGGCCCAAGCCGTCTTTGATACCAACGCGCTCATTCGTGACGTCGTCTACGTTGAAGCGCCTTTAGATACTGACCACGACGGCCAACGGGACCTGCTCAAAGTTGAAATCCTTCGGCCAGCTGAGACCGAAACCGGCTTAAAAGTTCCCGTTCTCTATACCGCTAGTCCTTATAATCAGGGCATCAACGACCAAGCTGGCGATGCTCAAATGCACAACGTAGACGTTCCCCTGACTGCAAAGGAACCGGACGAAAATACCTATGCGGATGTTGAGTTCCAGCCAACAACGGCGCAACTACCAGCCGCTCGAACCGCGACCACGACGACCGATACAGCAGAGGAGACTTTCAGCCGAGAAAAGTCCTACACGCTCAATGATTACTTTCTAGCGCGCGGTTTTGCTGTCGTCTATGCAGCTGGAATCGGTTCGATCGACTCGGATGGGCTAGCCCCTACCGGTGACGTTGATGAAACGACCTCAACAGTTGCAATTATTGAATGGTTGACTGGCAAACGCCAAGCCTTCACCAATCGTGATGGCAATATCGCTATCAAAGCTTGGTGGTGCAACGGCGCCGTTGCTATGACTGGCCGGTCTTACCTCGGTACCCTCGCAACTGCCGCTGCTACGACGGGCGTGGCTGGCCTTAAGACGATTATTTCCGAGGCCGCCATCTCAAGCTGGTACGACTATTATCGAGATAATGGCCTGGTTGTCGCTCCCGATACGTTCCAGGGCGAAGACACCGATGTTCTCGCCGCTGAGGTCTTCTCACGAAGCTTAAAAGCCGGTGACGCTCACCAGATCCAACCCGCGTTTGATCAGAAACTGGCAGAACTGACTGCCGACCAAGACCGAGCAAGCGGTAACTATAACCGTTTCTGGGATGAACGCAATTATCTCAAGAACGTTGACAAAATTAAGGCGGACATCATCATGGTTCACGGGCTCAACGACTGGAACGTTAAGCCCCGCAACGTAGCTAATTTATGGGATAAATTACAGGCAGTTCCCGTTACTAAAAAGCTCATTTTGCACCAGGGACAACATATTTATATCAATAACTTACAATCGCTCGATTTCACCGACATGATGAACTTGTGGCTAAGCCATAAATTATATGGTTTAGATAATCATGCGGAGACACTCTTGCCTAACGTCTTGGTACAAGACAACACGCAAGCCCAAACTTGGCACGGCTATGACAATTGGTGGCAAGACACAACCGACGCTTTAGATTTTAAGGTTCAGTACAAAGAATTAGTTCCTGCTGACCATACAGTTGACCAACGCGCCGCTCATTTTACTGATAAATTGCCTGACAAATTATTCGACCACTATAAGCATCATTTGGATAGTTGGCAGCGCGACCTCTTGCAAGAGGATAAGTTAAATCCGCTCTATGATTACCGCCTCTTGTTCAAGTCTTGGCAGGCACCTGAGGATCAATTATTAGTGGGTATTCCGCACGTTGCGGGCTCTGTCGCCGTTAATAAGAATTTCGGCATGTTGAGCTTTATGCTGATTGACTTCGGGGCCGCGCGCCGTTTGACTGTCAGCCCACAAATGCTGGCTGCAAAAGCGCTTGATCTAGGTTACCACTGGCGCGAAGATGATTTGAAGGACTTCAAGTTAGCGGGTGAGACGCCGTTCAAGATGATTACTAAGGGGCATCTTAACTTACAGAACCGCCACCACCCATGGCACGCAGAAGCGATTCAGCCAAATGTCTTTTATGACTTTTCTGTGGATCTCCAACCGCTGTTCCACCACTTGCTGAAGGGGCATCAACTCGGACTAGTCATTTACGCAACTGATATGAAGATGACGATTCGTGGCAATCAAGACCTACAGTACTCACTTAACTTGAACGATATTCGCTTACACGTCCCAATGAAAAAAATAACAGACTAA
- a CDS encoding acyltransferase family protein produces MNENLRSVNMSRTMSRMNRHRMNPRRYITGFDGIRTLAVLGVIIYHLMPASLQGGYLGVPIFFVVSGYLITDILLQDILSRGHVRIWRFLGHRMRRLYPAFVTMLLGTTAYITLFQRSLLTNIRATVLTNLVYVYNWFEINHGQSYFDRFNGESPFTHLWSLSIEGQYYLFWPLVIGILMVIFKKRSRVFWFMMIAAGISAITMAMLYDPANTNRVYYGTDTRMFAILLGSGLAFIWPSRELSADIANVNRVTLDILGGASLIAIIWMFFQMSGQSDFTYRGGMLLFTVLSTVLVATVAHPASHLNRVLTNPVFKYVGQRSYGIYLYQFPVMIFYETKVKNIGDHLLLNSLIEVALILIVTELSYRFIENPMRHYDYSRLLVDFKDFLRKPKFNRVTTAIVALTTVLFVITAVGFVQQPSKAEANKKTELQKTIAANSKAADKKNAAALKRQKAAQAAAASSKKVATEKMQTKQAEAKLNSKQKQVEKEYDLKPQVVLAMANTDLTAIGDSVLLDVSSDLQDVIPGTVVQGRVGRQVTEVPGIINSLKSQGQLAHNVLLNIGTNGTITDDQAEQVVKLIGKDRQIFWVTAHVPTQSWQNQVNAQIAKTAKKHANVHVIDWHGRAQNQSGWFADDNVHPNTTGNRQLTNLIANRIAEVNNN; encoded by the coding sequence ATGAATGAAAATTTGCGGAGCGTAAATATGAGCCGAACAATGAGTCGGATGAATCGACACCGGATGAATCCAAGACGTTATATCACCGGATTTGATGGTATCCGGACATTGGCGGTGCTGGGTGTCATCATCTATCACTTGATGCCGGCCTCACTACAAGGAGGTTACTTGGGAGTTCCGATCTTCTTCGTCGTTTCAGGTTATTTGATTACGGATATTTTATTACAAGATATTTTGAGTCGGGGGCATGTCCGGATATGGCGGTTTCTCGGACACCGGATGCGGCGGCTATATCCAGCATTCGTGACGATGTTGTTAGGGACAACAGCCTACATTACGCTGTTTCAACGGTCATTATTGACGAACATTCGGGCTACTGTATTAACGAATTTAGTCTACGTCTATAATTGGTTTGAAATCAATCACGGTCAAAGTTATTTTGACCGTTTCAATGGTGAATCACCGTTCACTCATTTATGGTCGCTCTCAATTGAAGGACAATATTACTTATTCTGGCCATTAGTGATTGGTATCTTGATGGTCATCTTCAAGAAGCGTTCACGGGTCTTCTGGTTTATGATGATTGCTGCGGGTATTTCAGCGATAACCATGGCAATGTTGTATGATCCAGCGAATACGAATCGGGTGTACTACGGAACTGATACGCGGATGTTTGCAATCTTGTTAGGTTCTGGCCTTGCGTTTATCTGGCCATCACGGGAATTATCGGCGGACATTGCTAATGTTAATCGAGTGACACTGGATATCTTAGGCGGTGCTTCGCTAATTGCAATTATTTGGATGTTTTTCCAGATGTCCGGTCAATCTGATTTCACTTATCGTGGCGGTATGTTACTATTCACAGTCCTATCAACAGTGTTAGTTGCAACGGTGGCCCACCCGGCTAGTCATCTCAATCGCGTCTTGACGAATCCGGTGTTTAAGTACGTTGGGCAACGTAGTTATGGGATCTATCTCTACCAGTTCCCAGTGATGATTTTCTACGAAACTAAAGTTAAAAACATTGGTGATCATTTACTCCTCAATAGTTTGATTGAAGTTGCCTTAATTTTGATCGTGACGGAATTGAGTTATCGGTTTATTGAAAATCCAATGCGGCACTATGATTACAGTCGGTTATTGGTCGACTTCAAAGATTTCCTCCGCAAACCGAAGTTTAACCGCGTGACCACTGCGATTGTCGCTTTGACCACGGTCTTATTCGTTATTACGGCGGTTGGTTTCGTTCAACAGCCAAGTAAAGCGGAAGCTAACAAGAAGACTGAATTACAAAAGACGATTGCAGCTAACTCTAAAGCGGCTGATAAGAAGAATGCGGCGGCGCTCAAACGGCAAAAAGCTGCCCAGGCAGCGGCTGCTTCAAGCAAGAAGGTTGCGACTGAAAAGATGCAGACCAAGCAGGCTGAAGCGAAGTTGAACTCGAAGCAGAAGCAGGTGGAAAAGGAATACGATTTGAAGCCACAAGTTGTTCTAGCGATGGCCAATACGGATCTGACAGCCATTGGGGATTCGGTGTTACTGGATGTTTCTTCCGATCTTCAAGATGTTATCCCGGGTACGGTGGTTCAAGGTCGCGTTGGTCGTCAAGTGACGGAAGTTCCTGGAATCATTAATTCGCTGAAGTCGCAAGGGCAATTAGCCCATAACGTCCTATTGAACATTGGGACTAACGGGACAATTACGGATGATCAAGCTGAACAAGTCGTTAAACTGATTGGTAAGGATCGTCAGATTTTCTGGGTAACGGCCCACGTCCCAACACAGAGTTGGCAAAATCAGGTCAATGCTCAAATTGCCAAGACTGCTAAGAAGCATGCGAACGTGCATGTTATCGATTGGCATGGTCGTGCGCAGAATCAAAGTGGTTGGTTTGCAGATGACAATGTTCATCCAAATACGACTGGTAATCGCCAGTTAACGAATTTGATTGCGAACCGCATTGCCGAAGTTAATAACAATTAA
- a CDS encoding biotin--[acetyl-CoA-carboxylase] ligase produces MANQVAVLRLLIQAAPAYCSGDWLAQRLAISRTAIWKLVQGLQAAGHTIESRHGRGYRYVANNQLSAPVIEYALTALPPFDLTVLPTVDSTNAYLRRLVTQTPLALPKIVVADTQTAGYGRSGRAFYSPAQTGIYMSIGLPLSDQKALDAGLLTTSTAVVVAQTLQQLFAVDVSLKWVNDVLVNHHKVVGILSEGITSLETGQISAVIIGIGINLTTTAFPALLAHKAGAVVANPNGVTRNQVICELLRRFFNSYGTYRSGTFMDAYRKLSMVIDQQVELKSGTQKYRGVVTDIDAHGALVVKLETGQSRHFSSGEITKVNLLSGGYHG; encoded by the coding sequence ATGGCAAATCAAGTCGCAGTTTTACGCTTGTTAATCCAAGCGGCGCCCGCGTACTGTTCGGGTGACTGGTTGGCACAACGACTTGCAATCAGTCGAACGGCTATTTGGAAATTAGTGCAAGGATTGCAAGCGGCGGGCCATACTATTGAGAGCCGGCATGGGCGAGGTTATCGGTATGTGGCCAATAATCAATTGAGTGCGCCGGTGATTGAATACGCGCTTACAGCGTTACCACCGTTTGATTTGACCGTGCTACCAACGGTTGATTCAACGAATGCCTATTTACGGCGGTTAGTCACGCAGACGCCTTTAGCACTTCCGAAAATCGTGGTTGCGGATACGCAAACTGCTGGTTACGGTCGGTCGGGGCGGGCATTTTATTCGCCAGCACAGACTGGAATTTACATGAGCATTGGGTTACCACTCAGTGACCAGAAGGCGTTAGACGCTGGTTTGTTGACAACGAGTACTGCGGTAGTCGTTGCTCAGACGCTGCAACAGCTGTTTGCGGTTGACGTTTCATTAAAGTGGGTCAATGATGTGTTAGTCAATCATCACAAGGTGGTTGGTATCTTATCAGAAGGCATCACTAGTCTCGAAACGGGGCAAATTTCAGCAGTCATTATTGGAATTGGCATTAACTTAACAACGACAGCTTTTCCAGCGCTACTAGCGCACAAAGCGGGCGCAGTCGTTGCCAATCCAAATGGTGTGACGCGCAATCAAGTGATTTGTGAGCTACTGCGGCGCTTTTTCAATAGCTATGGGACTTATCGTAGTGGGACTTTCATGGACGCTTATCGGAAACTCTCCATGGTGATCGATCAACAGGTCGAGTTGAAGAGCGGAACGCAAAAGTATCGTGGAGTTGTCACGGATATTGATGCACACGGGGCGTTAGTCGTCAAATTAGAGACTGGTCAGAGTCGTCATTTTAGTTCTGGTGAGATTACTAAGGTGAACCTCTTGTCCGGTGGTTATCATGGCTAG
- a CDS encoding amino acid permease, with the protein MGIFQRIFQKEDLERYLQKDSHFERTLSAVDLIALGIGAVIGTGIFILPGTVAATKAGPGIILSFVLAAIVCAVAAMCYAEFASVLPIAGSAYSYGNIVYGEMIGWIIGWALVLEYVLAVATVAVGWAAYFNSFIAGFGLKLPKAITGSFDPAHGTYINVIAILIVCLIAWIIDTGLKTSIRLNNIIVVVKLAIIVLFLLVGSFYVKPSNWTPFAPFGGTGILKGAAVVFFAYLGFDAVSSSAAEVKNAKRNMPIGIIGTLVICTIFYILVSGVLTGMVSYKQLNVDDAVAFALQLVHQNFVAGIISIGALAGMFTMMVTMIYSSSRLLYSIGRDGLLPRFLGKIDKHHAPKNAMLTVTIVISILAGLIPLDQLANLVNIGTLIAFAFVSFGILLLRRNPKLNAIKGFRVPLYPVLPIISGLLCLFMMTQLSMETWLASLVWFLLGLIIYFGYGIRHSRMNKADE; encoded by the coding sequence ATGGGGATTTTCCAGCGCATTTTCCAAAAAGAAGATTTGGAGCGCTATTTACAAAAAGATAGTCATTTTGAACGAACCCTCTCCGCAGTCGATCTGATTGCACTTGGGATTGGTGCCGTCATTGGGACCGGGATTTTCATCCTACCCGGAACGGTTGCCGCAACAAAAGCGGGACCCGGGATTATTTTATCTTTCGTTTTGGCTGCCATTGTGTGTGCCGTCGCCGCAATGTGTTACGCCGAGTTTGCTTCGGTGCTCCCAATCGCCGGTTCCGCGTATTCATACGGAAACATTGTCTATGGCGAAATGATTGGTTGGATCATTGGTTGGGCTCTGGTACTCGAATACGTCCTAGCCGTTGCGACCGTTGCCGTTGGGTGGGCCGCGTACTTTAATTCATTCATTGCTGGTTTTGGCCTCAAGTTACCGAAAGCCATCACCGGTTCGTTTGACCCCGCCCACGGGACCTATATCAACGTGATCGCAATTCTGATTGTCTGTCTGATTGCTTGGATTATCGATACCGGCCTAAAAACGTCGATTCGATTAAACAATATTATTGTGGTCGTAAAATTAGCAATCATTGTATTGTTCTTATTAGTCGGTTCATTTTATGTTAAACCAAGTAACTGGACACCCTTTGCCCCATTTGGTGGGACGGGAATTCTCAAGGGCGCCGCGGTCGTCTTCTTCGCTTACTTAGGGTTTGATGCTGTGTCTTCGTCGGCAGCCGAAGTTAAAAATGCCAAGCGCAACATGCCAATTGGAATCATTGGGACCCTAGTCATCTGTACCATCTTCTACATTCTCGTTTCAGGAGTGCTGACCGGGATGGTTTCGTACAAACAGTTGAACGTTGACGATGCAGTGGCGTTCGCTTTACAACTCGTCCATCAAAACTTCGTTGCCGGTATTATCTCGATTGGTGCCCTCGCCGGCATGTTCACAATGATGGTTACGATGATCTACAGTAGCTCACGGCTATTATATTCAATCGGCCGTGACGGCTTACTCCCACGTTTCTTAGGTAAAATCGATAAGCACCACGCCCCTAAAAACGCCATGTTGACGGTTACAATCGTGATTTCAATTCTTGCTGGTCTCATTCCGTTAGACCAATTGGCAAACTTGGTTAATATCGGGACATTAATTGCCTTCGCCTTCGTTTCTTTTGGAATTTTGCTACTACGGCGTAATCCCAAGCTCAACGCGATCAAGGGCTTCCGCGTGCCACTTTACCCGGTTCTCCCAATTATTTCTGGCTTGCTGTGCCTGTTCATGATGACCCAGCTATCCATGGAAACTTGGCTGGCATCCCTAGTCTGGTTCCTCCTTGGTCTCATCATTTACTTTGGCTATGGCATTCGGCATAGTCGCATGAATAAAGCTGATGAGTAA
- a CDS encoding OsmC family protein: MEELRLSDFPILYTTQAVNEDGIEGHAYIPNGLEVAVSSPLKAVPGSNPEQLIGLALSTCLNATLEAIEKEHGQTHQSKVVTTVKMSRDRFGYQFFLDARVTIPEVDAETAARWLAIAETRCPVAKLVGPSANVTIQLA; encoded by the coding sequence ATGGAGGAACTAAGATTGAGTGATTTTCCAATTTTATATACGACCCAAGCAGTTAATGAAGACGGCATCGAAGGACACGCCTATATTCCCAATGGTCTTGAGGTGGCCGTATCTAGTCCACTTAAGGCGGTGCCGGGCTCGAATCCGGAACAATTAATCGGATTGGCGCTCAGTACATGCCTTAACGCGACGCTGGAGGCAATCGAAAAGGAGCACGGCCAGACACATCAGAGCAAAGTCGTGACTACGGTGAAGATGTCGCGTGACCGTTTTGGGTACCAATTTTTCCTAGATGCTCGGGTCACGATTCCGGAAGTGGATGCTGAAACGGCAGCACGGTGGCTCGCGATTGCGGAAACGCGTTGTCCCGTTGCCAAGCTCGTTGGGCCATCAGCCAACGTGACGATTCAATTGGCTTAA
- a CDS encoding PfkB family carbohydrate kinase translates to MSTMLVAEDLSAVGGISLSSALPVLTAMQYDVAALPTSLLSTHTSGYGTPAVVDLSTWLPQVFAHWTRAQLHFDQALIGYVGSVALCQQITTYLEQQTLSLLVVDPVLGDLGQLYQGFDQDYVAAMRQLIQQADVILPNTTEAALLTGAPYQVTPDLEVILPALQAQLKTGAHAVITDVQRADQIGCAWLDEAGHVQYCGARRLPGHYNGTGDTLAAVIAGLLGRGYPLAPTLARANQWLNMAVAETIAQNRTDDRQGVALGDLLQAILALN, encoded by the coding sequence TTGTCAACAATGTTAGTGGCGGAAGATTTATCCGCAGTCGGTGGAATCTCACTTAGTTCAGCGTTGCCCGTATTAACGGCGATGCAGTATGACGTGGCAGCACTGCCGACCAGCTTATTATCGACACATACTAGCGGGTACGGGACACCAGCCGTTGTCGACTTATCGACGTGGCTGCCGCAGGTCTTTGCGCATTGGACCCGTGCACAACTGCATTTTGATCAAGCCCTGATCGGCTACGTTGGTTCGGTCGCACTGTGCCAACAAATAACTACTTACTTAGAACAACAAACGCTGTCGCTATTAGTTGTTGACCCAGTACTCGGCGATCTCGGTCAACTCTATCAGGGCTTTGATCAGGACTATGTCGCGGCAATGCGTCAGCTTATTCAACAGGCGGATGTGATTTTGCCAAACACGACGGAGGCCGCATTGCTAACGGGAGCGCCCTATCAAGTGACGCCAGATTTAGAAGTTATTTTGCCAGCACTGCAAGCACAGTTGAAAACTGGTGCCCACGCAGTCATTACGGATGTCCAACGTGCTGATCAGATTGGCTGTGCCTGGTTGGATGAAGCTGGGCACGTGCAATACTGTGGTGCGCGACGTTTGCCGGGGCATTATAATGGTACCGGTGATACTTTAGCTGCTGTAATCGCGGGACTGTTGGGCCGGGGTTACCCGTTAGCACCAACGCTGGCGCGCGCTAATCAGTGGTTGAATATGGCGGTAGCAGAAACGATTGCACAAAATCGAACGGATGACCGGCAAGGGGTCGCACTGGGGGACTTGCTCCAGGCAATTTTAGCCCTCAATTGA